One Actinomycetes bacterium genomic window, CGTTGACGAGGACGCGGTAGAGGGACCACACGACGAGCGCCAACCCGAGCGCGACGCCGAGCAGCACGGCGAACAGGACCGCAGCCGTTGCTGACCAAACGCTTGCCGGTCCGCCCAGCCATAGGACCGCGGCGGCGAGCGCAACCGGGCTGAGCAGTCCGACAAGCAACCACCCCAGCCGCTGACCGACCACGGCGCGGATCGTCGGCCATACCTTCGGCCCGAGCCGCTTGCCGAGCTCGACCCTTTGTCTACCTGCCGGCCGTGACGGGGCCTTGCTGGCCGCGACCATAATCTCGAACAGCGAGCGGGTGGACGGCGCGGGCCGGAACAACGACGTGAGCTTCGCGCCGAGCTCCTCGGGCAGCTCGGCGAGCCGGCCATAGCCGCCGGCCCTCGATGCCGGGTCGGCCAGGCGTCGGCGGCGACCACGCTCGGCCGCCGCAGCGGCCGCTGCCGCGATCGCCCCCGCTGAGGTCCCTCCGACGTTGTGGAGCCGGTAGCGGGTGGCCAGCTCGCAGACCGCCAGCGGATAGATGACACCACTGGTAATCCCGCCCTTCATGATGACGTCGCACTCGGCCGCAGCATTTGCGTAGTCGGCTTGCCGAAGCTTGCTGGTCGAGGCGGCCGGGTCATGCGTACCGGCGGTGGACGAGCCCATATGTACCCCCCATTGGCTGTCGCTCACACGACCGAGAGTGAATTGATCGCTACAACGGTCAGCGCCTAGAACGGTCCCTCCCGTCTCTTCTGCGCGACCTGGTCGCCGCACCGACCCCAAGAACACCATTCTGCTCGGGCCCGCTTGCTAGGCCGGTGGTTGATTTCGCCGAGACGCGAGAGCGCCGGCGGGCTGGGGTTGTGCTTGATCGCCCTGCGCCGGCTTGGCGGGCGGCGGGCCGGTCAGCCGCAGATTGATGAGCTTTCCGAGCAGGTCGAACCAGAATGGGCCTCCCTGCATCGCAGCGAGCGCGGTGATGATCAGGCCGAAGGTCTTCAGCCCCCAGTCCGCGGGATGGTGCGGGGCGCGCTTGTCGATACCTTGGTAGACAACCGACTGAAACGGCCAACCGGGCCAGCCGATCGGCAACTGTAGCGCCTGGAGGCTCTCAATTCTGGCTGTGAGGCAGTCAAGGGGGTCTGGCGCCGTTGTGGAGGCCGCGGATCCTGCTGGAGTACCCGACACAGGGATGGGACATGGGACCGTGGTGGTCGGGCTGGAAGAGGCCCCCGCCGCTGTGGTGGGTGGGGTGGCCACCCGCTGGGCCTCGGCGACCACAGCGCCGCGCAGCGTGCTGTCGGTCCAAAGCGTCCGGACCAGCAGCGCCGCGTCCACGTTCAGCACGATCGCAAGCCCGAGTCCCCAGAGCAACAAGAACCACTTGGTGCGGCGCTTGTACCAGCCGGACAGCCGGTCCATCTCCTCGTCGAACCACTGCTCCAGCCGCCGCTTGAACTGCACGACATCACCACCGGCGTCGTGGAGCAGGGTTCGCAACACAGCTTGCAGGCTGGGATCCTTCAGCTCCTTGCTGATCGCAGTGTTCAAGTCTTTGGCTGTTGCTGGAGTGGCCCCAACCTTGTCGGTCCTGCCCAGGAGCGACAGCAGCGTGGTCGCGAATGTGGCAGCCGAAACGTAGGACGGTACTTTGGAATACCGAAGGCGTCGGAGGCCGGTCGGCGCGTCGTCGGACGGTGACGCTCCTTGCGACGCATCACGTTTATCGCGTCGAAGATCAAGACGGGCTCCTCGAAGCTCCCGAATGAGCGGATGATCAAGAAAGCTGTCCTTATCGGGTCCAAGCAGCTTGACCAGCCATCGCTGCAGGTGGATAGCCCGCCGGTTCAGGATCGCCGCGGCGAGTTCGTTGAGGAACGAACACGCAGAACCAACTAAGAAGAAGACCAACACCATTCCGATAGCGAGCTGCACGACTGCGGAGGTCATCTCGTCCTCCTCGCCAAGCCGTCACGATAGGAAGCTTCTAGCCCTCCGGGAATCGCCACAGGGCAGCGCCATCAAATGGCGCTCCCCGAAAGCCGACGCAGCCTGAGAACCATTGTGTCAAGCGTCTGTGCTGCCCAAGCCACATCCCTGTTCCGGGCCACAGAACACGTGAGGAACGTCTTGCGGAAGGTCGAGCGCTCGACCCGAACGGCGAGGTGGCCCAGAAGTGGCCCATCTTGTCCCTACTTCGCACCCTCATCTGACGGCCGAACCTCAGCACCGCCACGGTCTCCGAGTAGACAGATGAGGCAGGTCCCCAGCCTGGATCGTCATCCGAAGGGGATGCGGATTTCCGAGGGTATCGCATCCCACACCCCCGTCTGCGGCCCCATCAGCTCGCTGTGACGACAGGCGCTTCCACCAGCTTCTGATGGGCTACTGGGCTTGTGGCTGTGGCGCAATGCTAGATAAGGGACCTCAGGGCTGAAGTCTCGCATGCGACCCATTCAGCGTGCAAGCATCAACTAGGACTTCCACATGCTGTGACGGCGACTACGAGAAAACTCCGCGGCGTCCACTGCTGCAGCTGCTGCGGGCCACCGGGCTGCGCGTCGGTGAGCTGCTCGACCTCGAGCTCGACTGCCTGGTCGACTCCGCCAGCCACGGCACCTGGCTGCGCGTCCCGCTCGGTAAGCTCGCAAGCGAGCGGATGGTGCCGCTTGACGAGCACACCCTCGCCATACTCGGGTCGAGTGATCGCCTCTTGACGGATTGTTCCCTCCTGGGGATTAGTTCCAGGGATCGTTCTTGCAAGAGAGTGGACAAGATGCCAAGCGACAGTCCCTTGTCCCAGATTTCACAGGTGCAGGACATGGTTGCGCGAGGCAAGGAGCGCGGCTTTATCACCACCGAAGAGGTGATCGAGGCGCTGGCTCCCGTCGACCTGTCGGCTGAGCAGATCGACAACGTCTACCAGGTCCTCGCCGACGAGAACATCGAGGTCGTCGAGATGGTCGACGAGCTCGACGCCAGCGGTCGGCCCGCAGCCGTACCAGCACGGCTGCGGCAGTGCCGGCGAGGTCCAGGGTGAGCCGGGCGGAGTCGTAGCCGGCGTCGAACACAAACAGCGGTGGCTGCTCGCTGGCGGGTAGGCGCGCCAGTAGCGCGCGGATCTGCGCCACGGCGGTCTGGTCGGCGTCGCCCAGGGGGTGCAGCCGGCGGGCGTCGGCGGCCGCGGTCCAGGAGTCCCGGTGGAAGCTGAGCTGGCAGATCCACTGGAAGGCCCAGCCGGTGATGACCGGCTGGCCGGCGGAGTGGCGGGAGGGGTGGTAGTAGTGGCCCCGCTGCGGGCTGCACGCCGCGTCGCGGCGCGGCCAGGTGGTCACATCGACCGCGAAGACCAGCGGGTCGGCGTCCGGGAGGCAGCCGGCGAGCAGGTTCCGGAGCCGCTCGGCGTCGATGCGGCCGCTGCCGGCTGTTCGGACTGGGTCGTCATGGTCTGGTCCTTCCCGCGGCGGGACGGTCGACCACCATCCGGTGGACCACGGCCTCCCTCTCCGGGACGTTGCCGAGCACCGCCTCCTCCTTGGAGGAGAAGTAGTTGAAGAACGTCCGCGGGGCGACATCGGCCGCCTCGCTGATGTCCTCCACCCGTCACCTGCTCGAAGCCCCGTTCGGCCACCAGCCGCAGCGCCGCGTCCAGCAGCGCCTGTCGGGTGGCGAGCTTCTTGCGCTCCCGCCTGACAGCAAGCAACCGTTGTGGATCATCCGAAGGGGCTTGCCATGGTTAACCGGTACGTCCCGGGCACCTGCAACATCGGCCCGGCCGAGATCGCAGTACGTAGACGGGCCGGACACGTCGGCCTGGCCGCCACCGCCGCCCTCAGCGTACGGATAGAGCTGGACGGCGACCCCATTGGCACCCTAGGCGTCTACTCGGCAACACCCCGGGATTGGGACGACCGTGAAGTCAGCGCCGTCCAAGCCTACGCCCCGGGTGGTCGCCAGCCTGCTCGCTGCGGCGGTCGCCGCGCACGTGAAGGGACGGCTGGCGGCGCAGTTGCAGACGGCGCTGGACCGCCGGATGCTGATCGAGCAGGCCAAAGGCATTCTGATGGCCAAGGAAGGCATCGATGCGGCCGTCGCCTTCGAGTGCCTCCGCACCGCCGCTCGTTCGACTCGGCGGCGGGTTGTCGACGTGGCCCACGACCTGATCCCCGGCCGTCCTCCGCCCCAACCACAGCCGCCGCCCCAAGTACGCCGTGCCCGCCGCGACCACGTTGCCCAAGAACCGGCGTCCATGGGGGGAGCCAGGTGTCGCCGCCGCTCCCAAAGGCCTGCGGAGACCGTCTCGCGGCGCCCTACCGAACCAGCGCGCTGCACCCGCCGGCCCTCAGCGCTGCGTGGGCAATAGAGTCCCGGAAGTGGTGTAAGAGCCCGGGCAGCTGTGGGCCAGGCCGGTAGCAGCCAAGCCACGATAGGCGGTCGTCGAGCGCATCGCCGACGAGACCGTGGCCGGCGTGCCCGCGCCCGCCTGAGGCCGTTACACCCGGTCGGGGACCAGCAGCTCGGGAACGTTCCCCGTGCCCTTGTGCAGCACACGCCCCGAGCGCAGGTCCACCACGGCGTAGCCCTCCACGTTGCTGACGTTGGCATCCATCAGCTGGACGTAGGCGAGGTCGCCGTTGACCTGGATCCAGCTCACCTGCGTCGCGCCGAACCGGTGCACAGGCCGGCGGTCGCCCGGCCCGTACAGGGTCAGCCCGTAGCCCTGGTTCGCACCGTCCTGGCCCGTCCCGAAGGCGGTCCCGAAGGCGAGCAGCCTGCCGGCCGCCAGCATGGCACTGCTCGAGTGCCGGTCGACCTGGCGCGCGGTCCAGGTCGCGGTGTCGATCAGCTCCAGCC contains:
- a CDS encoding RNA polymerase sigma factor region1.1 domain-containing protein; its protein translation is MPSDSPLSQISQVQDMVARGKERGFITTEEVIEALAPVDLSAEQIDNVYQVLADENIEVVEMVDELDASGRPAAVPARLRQCRRGPG